The genomic segment AAAACATCCCGACCACCGCAACGCCATGGGCCCCCTCTTCAAGCTGGGGCAGAATCATCTTGCCGAGCTTATAGGAGACCGTATGGCCTTGAGTCGAAAATATATATGCCACTTTCATTGCACCACCTCCCATTGAAATCCGCGCTGAATTCTATTGAAGATCCCTCGTTGGGCTAACAGCCAATGCGGCAGCAGCACCTACCCCAGTCATCGTCATTCGGACCCGCTCCGAAGTATCCTGGAACCTATCTCAAAATCGCAGATCGGGCGTTCAGGCAAGGCGCGGGCCCTGCAAGGAGCGCAGTTTACACCCAGTAAATGAGCACCGCAGCAGGGGCCGCAACACCGCATTGGCAACCGAGATGCATTTTGAGATAGGTTCTAGTCAACACCCCGGAAAAATGCACCTGTACATTTCCCCGCCGCACCGAGTCAGATCCGGCAGCAACTGCCCGATTGGAAACATACCGCCGTGATCATCGCCTACGACGACTCCCACGGCTGGTACGACCATGTGCCCAGCCCGATCGTCAGCCAGTCCAACGACTCCGCCTATGACGGGTCCACCGGTCCGGGCCGTTGCGGCACGGCATCCGCCGGACCCTACCTGGACCGCTGCGGCTACGGGCCCCGTCTGCCGCTGATGGTCATCTCGCCGTGGGCACGGGAAAATTTCGTGGACTACCACGTCACCGAGCAGTCATCGATTCTGCGATTTATCGAGGATAACTCGCGTCTGGGCAGGATCGGCGACGAGTCCCTCGACGCGAAGGCGGGTAGTTTGCACAACATGTTCGACTTTACCGACTGGCCGCGGATGAAACAGATCCTGCTGGATCCCACTACCGGCATCCGCGCTACCCGCCCGGCCACGCGGGCCCCGCATTCAGCCGCGGGTCACAATCTCTGCCAATTGTGGGCAACATACCTCATAGGACACCACACCGGAGCGCGCTTCGTACCAACCTTGGGTACGATTCACGACCGCCACCGCCGCCAGCATGACCGGCACTTCGACCAGCACCCCCACCACCGTGGCCAGGGCGGCCCCGGAATCAAATCCGAACAACGCGATCGCGGTGGCCACGGCGAGCTCGAAGAAGTTGCTGGCGCCGATCAGGGCGGATGGACCCGCCACGCAATGGGGCGAGCACGCCGCGCGGTTGAGCAGGTAGGCCAGCCCTGAATTGAAAAACACCTGGACCAGGATCGGCACCGCCAGGAGCAGAATGACGAGCGGCTGTCCGATGATACGTTCGCCCTGGAATCCGAACAGCAATACCAAGGTTGCCAACAGCGCCAACAACGCCAGCGGATGCAACGTCCGCACCACCCGGGCCAGCCGCTCCGCCCCGCCGTTCCCACGCAACAACCAGTGCCGTGCCAGATTGGCAGCGACGAGCGGGATCACGATATAGAGCACTACCGACAGGACCAGGGTATCCCAGGGCACGTGGATAGCGGAGAGCCCGAGCAGCAGACCCACCACCGGCGCGAACGCAAAGACCATGATGACGTCGTTGAGGGCCACCTGGGAAAGGGTGAAGTGCGGCTCGCCCCGGGACAAGTGGCTCCAGACAAACACCATGGCCGTACAGGGCGCTGCAGCCAGCAGGATCAGCCCGGCAATGTAGGAATCGATCTGGCCGGCGGGCAGCCAGGGACGAAACAGCACGCCGATGAACAACCAGCCCAACAGGGCCATGGAAAAGGGCTTCACACCCCAGTTGACCAGCAAGGTCACCGCCACGCCACGC from the Chromatiales bacterium 21-64-14 genome contains:
- a CDS encoding arsenical-resistance protein; this translates as MGVFERYLTVWVLLCIVAGIALGHWFPASFQVVGRLEFAQVNLPVAVLVWLMIIPMLLKIDLRALKEVRRHWRGVAVTLLVNWGVKPFSMALLGWLFIGVLFRPWLPAGQIDSYIAGLILLAAAPCTAMVFVWSHLSRGEPHFTLSQVALNDVIMVFAFAPVVGLLLGLSAIHVPWDTLVLSVVLYIVIPLVAANLARHWLLRGNGGAERLARVVRTLHPLALLALLATLVLLFGFQGERIIGQPLVILLLAVPILVQVFFNSGLAYLLNRAACSPHCVAGPSALIGASNFFELAVATAIALFGFDSGAALATVVGVLVEVPVMLAAVAVVNRTQGWYEARSGVVSYEVCCPQLAEIVTRG